A genomic region of Gimesia chilikensis contains the following coding sequences:
- a CDS encoding M56 family metallopeptidase, producing MQTILQYIPFIGQPDFLLDLIIKSTVVLFVALVATRLLPQASAAVRHTVWSGALLAVFALIFVNGSMPKLPRPALATQETAATFATPVTSSMQQTLPGSLPEVSAQPAIHSTLPAADNTQLQNAQDPAASLPRTGIHWNAIWLTGVLVMLVRLALLQFRLHAFSRQCNIITEGPLFDLLQQCRGELNCSQPVTLLTTDQRSLPMTWGVRRPSILLPREAQNWTEQEVRCALLHELAHVARRDCLWQLLVQLTHACYWFHPLVWFASRKLYLEREHACDDIVLQHGTRASDYADQLLQVVSAFRSSRSLKLTAVSLAAESGFSRRLKSILQETRDRRPASFRTRLALSFTFIALTGLLAGFPIVFTAPVQAQQSSPQPPQVESRAESLVPPMQTEAKSATPEKSVPGGPADVLPKLPVQQQSQPKVSIQEALPEPPGKVMLRNGKQEPRVLEANRPAVRSLNIVFAHDPGIGNYDGVVGRPQDIWNMVDLGTTAVDYTRYSDATPSTVRLRVTRHDGEWGIQGQSSIFQGYIYHNCRCVDLQTRVLDLPGGKYKIYVFAHGDAPNQNAKIELKVGNRVIGQKATASDGTWNYRNQPYREGVQYVSFDFDIKTGQQLTLTSFRADSDYSMFNAIQIVPQTNLPPAPQAR from the coding sequence ATGCAAACGATTCTGCAATACATTCCGTTCATCGGGCAGCCTGATTTCCTGCTGGACCTGATTATCAAGTCGACCGTTGTCTTGTTCGTCGCACTGGTCGCCACGCGACTGCTCCCACAGGCCAGTGCAGCCGTTCGTCACACTGTCTGGAGCGGCGCCCTGCTGGCGGTGTTCGCCTTAATCTTCGTCAACGGAAGTATGCCCAAGCTGCCGCGACCGGCTCTCGCGACTCAGGAAACAGCAGCGACCTTCGCCACACCCGTGACCAGCAGCATGCAACAGACGCTCCCAGGATCTTTACCTGAAGTCTCAGCACAGCCTGCGATCCATTCGACGCTTCCAGCAGCCGACAATACACAGCTTCAGAACGCTCAAGACCCCGCTGCATCGCTCCCGCGTACTGGGATTCACTGGAATGCCATCTGGCTGACGGGAGTTCTGGTGATGCTGGTTCGGCTGGCGCTGCTGCAGTTTCGCCTCCACGCTTTCAGCAGACAATGTAACATCATTACAGAGGGGCCGCTCTTTGATCTGCTGCAACAATGTCGCGGTGAACTGAACTGTTCTCAGCCCGTCACTCTGTTGACGACCGATCAACGTTCGCTCCCCATGACGTGGGGCGTAAGGCGTCCATCAATTCTGTTGCCCCGCGAAGCACAGAACTGGACCGAACAGGAAGTCCGCTGTGCCCTGCTGCACGAACTGGCACACGTGGCCCGTCGCGACTGTCTCTGGCAACTGCTCGTGCAACTGACACACGCCTGCTACTGGTTCCATCCCCTGGTCTGGTTCGCCTCACGGAAACTCTATCTCGAACGCGAGCACGCCTGCGATGACATCGTCCTGCAGCACGGCACCCGGGCATCTGACTATGCAGATCAACTGCTGCAGGTGGTCTCCGCGTTTCGATCCAGCCGCAGTTTGAAACTGACAGCGGTCTCGCTGGCTGCAGAGAGTGGGTTTTCCCGCCGCCTGAAGTCCATTCTGCAGGAAACCCGCGACCGACGTCCGGCCAGCTTCCGCACGCGGCTGGCACTCAGCTTCACCTTTATCGCGCTGACGGGTCTGCTGGCTGGCTTTCCGATTGTCTTCACCGCTCCCGTCCAGGCGCAACAGTCGAGTCCGCAACCACCACAGGTCGAGTCTCGTGCGGAATCGCTGGTGCCTCCCATGCAGACAGAGGCGAAATCCGCCACTCCCGAGAAATCTGTTCCGGGCGGACCAGCGGATGTCCTTCCGAAGCTTCCTGTCCAACAACAGTCCCAGCCGAAGGTCAGCATTCAGGAAGCTCTTCCTGAGCCTCCCGGCAAGGTCATGCTCAGAAATGGAAAACAGGAACCCCGGGTGTTAGAAGCGAACCGTCCTGCGGTCCGTTCACTGAATATCGTCTTCGCTCACGATCCGGGAATTGGAAACTACGATGGCGTCGTGGGGCGTCCACAGGATATCTGGAACATGGTTGACCTCGGCACGACCGCGGTTGACTACACGCGGTATAGCGATGCCACACCCAGTACCGTTCGCCTGCGTGTCACCCGGCACGATGGTGAGTGGGGCATCCAGGGACAGTCCAGCATCTTTCAGGGTTACATCTATCACAACTGCCGCTGTGTCGATCTGCAGACCAGGGTACTCGATCTGCCAGGTGGGAAGTACAAGATCTATGTCTTCGCGCACGGCGATGCTCCGAATCAGAACGCGAAAATCGAACTCAAAGTCGGTAATCGCGTCATCGGTCAGAAAGCGACCGCCAGTGACGGCACCTGGAACTATCGCAATCAGCCCTACCGCGAAGGGGTGCAGTACGTCAGCTTTGATTTTGACATCAAGACGGGCCAGCAACTGACCCTGACCAGTTTCCGTGCGGACAGTGATTATTCCATGTTCAACGCGATTCAGATTGTACCGCAGACCAATCTACCGCCCGCTCCTCAGGCCCGGTAA
- a CDS encoding NAD(P)-dependent oxidoreductase — protein MTTLVVGATGATGRLLVEQLLKRNEPVKALVRRTGTFNEFITTHPDFTEIQASVLDLSPDELARHVAGCTALASCLGHNLTFKGIFGKPRLLVTDTIRRLCAAVPDSGTAQPVRVVLMNTAGNSNRDLEEPVSFAQRCVVGLIRTLVPPHRDNEQAADYLRMQIGQNHDRIQWAAVRPDSLINLDEVTAYDIFPSPTRSAIFNPGKTSRINVAHFMAELVTQDEIWQQWQGQMPVIYNRGD, from the coding sequence ATGACCACCCTCGTTGTCGGCGCTACCGGTGCCACCGGACGGCTGCTCGTGGAACAGTTACTCAAACGGAACGAACCCGTAAAAGCCCTCGTGCGCCGGACCGGTACGTTCAATGAATTCATCACCACACATCCCGACTTCACCGAAATCCAGGCCAGCGTGCTTGACTTGAGTCCCGATGAACTGGCGCGGCATGTCGCAGGCTGTACCGCGCTCGCTTCCTGCCTGGGGCACAACTTGACCTTCAAGGGGATCTTCGGCAAACCGCGGCTGCTCGTCACCGATACGATCCGCAGGCTGTGTGCAGCGGTTCCTGATTCAGGCACAGCGCAGCCTGTCCGCGTGGTGCTCATGAATACCGCAGGCAACAGTAACCGCGATCTTGAGGAACCGGTGTCGTTCGCCCAGCGCTGCGTGGTGGGTCTTATACGCACTCTGGTCCCCCCGCATCGGGATAACGAACAGGCCGCTGACTACCTGCGCATGCAGATCGGTCAGAACCATGACCGAATTCAGTGGGCCGCCGTCCGCCCCGATTCCCTGATCAATCTGGATGAAGTCACTGCGTATGACATTTTCCCTTCACCAACGCGCAGTGCAATCTTCAACCCCGGCAAGACCAGCCGCATCAACGTAGCGCATTTTATGGCGGAACTGGTGACCCAGGACGAAATCTGGCAACAGTGGCAGGGTCAGATGCCTGTGATCTATAACCGGGGAGACTGA
- a CDS encoding GDSL-type esterase/lipase family protein, giving the protein MLKPISTARHPFVCLTLVFSLLTLISLTSLTHAEEPASPQWQFSEELLEPVWKGDTVRGESVLFIRDLRTGQTKASLLFPAQKVLKITNSAGDITYEEGRDYHWKPGSREITLPENTRIVWKFPTQMRRPANSQRHKLTHRDGHGEIFFGGQLEYHDLQTCITYTHVPVDWSKITPVFDAKVLPRTIKKLQKHDTTSIVLLGDSISTGCNASGWAGGAPFQPAFFGLLQENLQHHYQNRIALTNLSVGGKDTKWALTQVDEVVKADPDLVIIAFGMNDSAGRSAEEFKANTKALIEQIQKKQPRAEFILVAPMLGNRDWIRLKHELFPQYRDALAELTKRGVALADMTSLWTEFFKHKQDWDLTGNGVNHPNDFGHRVYAQVLSTLLIPEDETNAASETSLPPEVFSLWDGKAPVGDDQFEEADVKLTLHRPVKPNGAAIVICPGGGFQRVVTGGEGHGIAAWLNRHGVTGIVLEYRMPDGRSFVPLMDAQRAIRMARAHAKDWGIDPAKVGIMGFSAGGHLASTAATHFDAGDSQAQDPIDRQSSRPDFAILVYPVVTMGETTHGGSKKNLLGPEPTTEMIELFSNEKQVTDQTPPIFLAHAVDDKPVPIKNSQALYAALQEKQIPSKLLELPDGGHGLNGYKGPSWDAWQKQSLEWLAELKFIPQQ; this is encoded by the coding sequence GTGCTCAAGCCAATTTCCACCGCGCGTCACCCCTTTGTTTGTTTAACACTGGTCTTCAGTCTGTTGACCCTGATCTCTTTGACGTCTCTCACTCACGCAGAGGAACCCGCATCACCACAGTGGCAGTTCTCAGAGGAACTGCTCGAACCGGTCTGGAAAGGCGATACCGTTCGCGGCGAATCGGTGCTGTTTATTCGTGATTTGAGAACGGGTCAAACGAAAGCTTCGCTACTGTTCCCAGCACAGAAAGTGCTCAAGATTACGAACAGCGCGGGAGACATCACTTACGAAGAAGGTCGCGACTACCACTGGAAACCCGGTTCGCGCGAAATCACACTCCCCGAAAACACACGCATCGTCTGGAAGTTTCCCACCCAGATGCGGCGCCCCGCGAACTCACAAAGGCACAAGCTGACGCACCGCGATGGCCACGGCGAAATCTTCTTCGGCGGACAACTCGAATACCATGACCTGCAGACCTGCATTACTTATACCCACGTACCCGTCGACTGGAGTAAGATTACTCCGGTCTTTGATGCCAAAGTACTGCCCCGTACGATCAAGAAACTACAGAAACACGACACAACCTCCATCGTCCTGCTGGGCGACAGCATTTCCACCGGCTGCAATGCCTCGGGCTGGGCCGGGGGGGCTCCCTTCCAGCCGGCATTCTTCGGACTGCTTCAGGAGAACCTGCAGCACCACTATCAGAATCGGATCGCATTGACCAATCTTTCCGTCGGCGGCAAAGACACGAAGTGGGCCCTGACCCAAGTAGACGAAGTGGTCAAGGCCGACCCCGACCTGGTCATCATCGCCTTTGGGATGAATGACTCAGCAGGTCGATCCGCGGAAGAATTTAAAGCCAATACCAAAGCGCTGATCGAACAGATTCAGAAAAAACAGCCCCGGGCAGAATTCATTCTGGTCGCCCCCATGCTGGGGAACCGGGACTGGATTCGACTCAAACATGAACTGTTTCCCCAGTATCGCGACGCACTGGCGGAGCTTACAAAAAGGGGAGTCGCTCTGGCCGACATGACCTCCCTCTGGACCGAGTTCTTCAAACACAAACAGGACTGGGACCTGACCGGTAATGGCGTCAACCATCCCAACGACTTCGGGCACCGCGTCTATGCCCAGGTGCTCTCAACACTGCTCATTCCCGAAGACGAAACCAATGCCGCCTCAGAAACCAGTCTGCCCCCCGAAGTCTTTTCCCTCTGGGACGGCAAGGCCCCGGTTGGTGATGACCAGTTCGAAGAGGCAGACGTGAAACTGACCCTGCATCGCCCGGTAAAACCGAACGGCGCTGCCATCGTCATCTGTCCCGGCGGCGGATTTCAACGCGTCGTCACCGGCGGAGAAGGGCACGGCATCGCTGCCTGGCTTAACAGGCATGGCGTGACGGGGATCGTCCTCGAGTATCGCATGCCCGACGGTCGCTCCTTCGTTCCGCTGATGGATGCACAGCGGGCGATCCGCATGGCCCGCGCGCATGCGAAAGACTGGGGCATCGATCCTGCGAAGGTCGGCATCATGGGCTTCTCCGCAGGCGGGCACCTGGCCTCCACCGCCGCCACACACTTTGATGCCGGCGATTCCCAGGCACAGGATCCCATCGACCGACAAAGCTCCCGTCCCGACTTCGCGATTCTCGTCTATCCCGTTGTTACCATGGGAGAAACCACGCATGGCGGCTCGAAAAAGAATCTGCTCGGCCCCGAACCTACGACAGAGATGATCGAACTCTTCTCGAATGAAAAACAGGTTACCGACCAGACACCGCCCATCTTTCTGGCCCACGCGGTCGACGATAAACCGGTGCCCATCAAAAACAGCCAGGCACTGTATGCAGCCCTGCAGGAAAAGCAGATTCCATCCAAACTGCTCGAACTCCCCGATGGCGGACACGGCCTCAACGGCTACAAAGGTCCCTCCTGGGATGCCTGGCAGAAACAGTCCCTGGAATGGCTCGCGGAACTGAAATTCATTCCGCAACAGTAA
- a CDS encoding BlaI/MecI/CopY family transcriptional regulator: protein MSQQAQLSRRERQIMDSLYSRGEATVLEIQSDLPSPPTPTAIRTMLRILMDKSLIQRHKQGREFVYAPTSPRRPEGTKALKHVVQTFFDGSFKQALAAQLASDDEALSDDELREMVKLIKAAREKGN, encoded by the coding sequence ATGTCACAACAGGCCCAACTCAGTCGGCGGGAACGCCAGATCATGGATTCGCTTTATTCGCGCGGGGAAGCGACCGTGCTGGAGATCCAGAGTGATCTGCCCAGTCCGCCCACCCCCACTGCAATTCGTACCATGCTCCGCATCCTGATGGACAAGTCGCTGATCCAGCGGCACAAGCAGGGCCGTGAATTTGTTTACGCTCCCACGTCTCCCAGACGTCCGGAAGGCACCAAAGCCCTCAAACATGTCGTTCAGACTTTTTTTGATGGTTCCTTCAAGCAGGCCCTGGCAGCACAACTCGCCAGTGATGACGAAGCCCTCTCGGACGACGAATTACGCGAAATGGTCAAACTGATTAAAGCAGCTCGAGAAAAAGGAAACTAA